In Cucurbita pepo subsp. pepo cultivar mu-cu-16 chromosome LG04, ASM280686v2, whole genome shotgun sequence, the following are encoded in one genomic region:
- the LOC111792438 gene encoding protein DGCR14-like: MLLSPGHSPRHISSPSPSTVSENAIQNLPSSSSITPRSSRKHPKVLDEDAYVEAIENIIERDYFPDISKLRDRLDWLEAIKSEDPILIRDAQLKIMERRGQKVKRLNPDGKSQTPGSTFMRSFTSFDGFEGKTPKTPLFGKSDIAGETEEGGCDGKVVDESLSLDEFFRQYTSEDNFSFSKILDKDNRKRKERYAYLTEGEKEVMKSIEDVKRDRITDGYGTSDQPPSTLEGWKYTAKNLLMYHPSDRGEAPLTEEEMAVRLKGLTKEINRTSTRFHGKLMDSRPKGDGTVEVLYTPVAGSTPYPVSNRDGDRLKKYDLEDLRKTPNPFYVESGKKAENGYGFVRTPSPAPGVDESPFITWGEIEGTPLRLDPEETPIDIGGTVDGPRYNIPCPPARDEKAHSLSREAARKLREKSKMFQKPPLPSPVRGGSASPSVRRTLSPAAQKFVRNAIAKSTSSFDETLRASYRGRSPSSATPKSGRSLSRFARDGSFGSRSPSVKEGSNPAW, translated from the coding sequence ATGCTTCTTTCTCCGGGACACTCTCCCCGACATATCTCATCCCCCTCGCCGTCGACGGTTTCCGAGAATGCGATCCAAAATCTGCCGAGTTCGTCTTCGATTACGCCTCGGAGCTCTAGGAAACATCCCAAGGTTCTTGATGAGGATGCCTATGTAGAAGCGATAGAGAATATTATAGAGCGGGATTACTTTCCCGACATCTCGAAGCTCAGAGATCGTCTCGATTGGCTTGAAGCGATTAAAAGTGAAGACCCGATTCTAATTCGAGATGCGCAGTTGAAGATCATGGAGCGTCGTGGCCAGAAGGTTAAACGTTTGAACCCTGATGGTAAGTCCCAGACACCTGGTTCCACTTTTATGAGAAGTTTTACCTCTTTTGATGGATTTGAGGGTAAAACCCCGAAAACCCCCCTCTTTGGTAAAAGTGATATTGCCGGTGAAACGGAGGAGGGTGGTTGTGATGGTAAGGTGGTGGATGAATCGTTGTCGCTCGATGAGTTTTTTAGGCAATATACGAGCGAGGATAATTTTAGCTTTTCCAAAATTCTTGACAAAGATAATAGGAAGAGGAAGGAGAGATACGCATATTTGACGGAGGGTGAAAAGGAAGTTATGAAGTCAATTGAGGATGTAAAAAGAGATAGAATAACTGATGGTTATGGGACTTCCGATCAGCCGCCAAGTACCTTGGAAGGATGGAAGTATACTGCAAAAAATTTGTTGATGTATCATCCATCCGACAGAGGTGAGGCTCCACTGACAGAGGAAGAAATGGCTGTTAGATTGAAGGGCCTTACCAAGGAAATTAACCGAACTAGCACTCGGTTCCATGGTAAATTGATGGACTCAAGGCCAAAAGGCGATGGTACAGTTGAAGTGCTCTATACCCCTGTGGCTGGATCTACTCCATATCCTGTGTCTAATAGAGACGGCGATAGACTGAAGAAGTATGATTTGGAGGATTTAAGGAAGACCCCAAATCCATTTTATGTAGAATCAGGGAAAAAGGCTGAGAATGGCTACGGTTTTGTCCGAACGCCGTCCCCTGCTCCCGGTGTTGATGAATCTCCATTTATCACGTGGGGTGAGATTGAAGGAACACCCCTGAGACTTGATCCTGAGGAGACGCCTATTGACATTGGTGGTACAGTTGATGGGCCACGTTATAATATTCCTTGTCCACCTGCAAGAGATGAGAAGGCTCATTCACTTTCAAGGGAGGCTGCACGAAAGCTAAGGGAGAAATCAAAGATGTTTCAGAAGCCACCGTTGCCATCACCCGTTAGAGGGGGAAGTGCGAGCCCAAGTGTTCGAAGGACCCTCTCTCCAGCCGCCCAGAAGTTTGTAAGGAATGCAATAGCGAAGTCGACATCTTCATTTGATGAAACCCTTCGTGCCAGTTACAGAGGTCGAAGCCCGAGTTCAGCAACCCCTAAAAGCGGGAGGAGTTTGTCTAGATTTGCAAGAGATGGGAGCTTTGGATCTAGGTCACCTTCTGTTAAAGAAGGTTCTAATCCTGCTTGGTGA